A genomic window from Centroberyx gerrardi isolate f3 chromosome 14, fCenGer3.hap1.cur.20231027, whole genome shotgun sequence includes:
- the ddx23 gene encoding putative ATP-dependent RNA helicase DDX23 has protein sequence MAGDSTDKKDAESSGTKDRERKRSRSRDRDRKSPPIRKRHRSRERNRSKSPDRDRRMKDKERDKERDRDKDRERSRKDRDKDSHRRDKDRGKKSRSTSPKSKDSRLKREKDIKAEDDEDEKRKKEKVQPLSLEELLAKKKAEEEAEAKPKFLSKAEREAEALKRREQQTEERKRMIEEERKKRRMFQETGRKMMEDPQERDRRERRERMERENNGNEEDDGRQKIREEKDKSKELQAIKERYLGGIKKRRRTRHLNDRKFVFEWDASEDTSIDYNPIYKEKHQVQLYGRGFIAGIDLKQQKREQSRFYGDLMEKRRTLEEKEQEETRLKKVRKKEAKQRWDDRHWSQKKLDEMTDRDWRIFREDYSITTKGGKIPNPIRNWKEYTLPPHILEVIDKCGYKDPTPIQRQAIPIGLQNRDIIGVAETGSGKTAAFLIPLLVWITTLPKIDRIEDSDQGPYAVILAPTRELAQQIEEETIKFGKPLGIRTVAVIGGISREDQGFRLRMGCEIVIATPGRLIDVLENRYLVLGRCTYVVLDEADRMIDMGFEPDVQKILEYIPVTNQKPDTDEAEDPEKMMMNFESGKHKYRQTVMFTATMPPAVERLARSYLRRPAVVYIGSAGKPHERVEQKVLLMSEGEKRKKLLEVLARGFEPPIIIFVNQKKGCDVLAKSLEKMGYNACTLHGGKGQEQREFALSNLKAGAKDILVATDVAGRGIDIQDVSMVLNYDMAKNIEDYIHRIGRTGRAGKSGVAMTFLTKEDSSVFYDLKQAILESPVSTCPPELTNHPDAQHKPGTILTKKRREETIFA, from the exons ATGGCAGGCGATTCTACCGACAAGAAGGATGCTGAATCCTCAGGGaccaaggacagagagaggaaacgcAGCCGTTCACGAGACAGAGATCGTAAAAGCCCTCCTATACGCAAACGCCATCGATCCCGTGAACGGAACCGGTCTAAATCTCCAGACAG AGACCGTCGCAtgaaagacaaggagagagacaaagagcgTGACAGGGataaggacagagagaggagccgTAAGGACCGAGATAAGGACAGCCATCGACGTGATAAGGATCGCGGCAAGaagtccag AAGTACATCACCCAAGTCGAAGGATTCGAggctaaagagagagaaggatataAAAgcagaagatgatgaagatgaaaaaaggaagaaagagaag GTCCAGCCACTGTCTCTGGAAGAGCTTCTTGCCAAGaaaaaggcagaggaggaagcagaggcAAAG CCCAAGTTCTTGTCCAAAGCGGAGCGAGAAGCCGAGGCTCTGAAACGGCGtgaacagcagactgaggagaggaagaggatgatcgaagaggagaggaagaagagaaggatgtTCCAAGAAACGGGAAGAAAAATGATGG AGGATCCCCAGGAAAGAGACAGACGAGAGCGGAGAGAACGGATGGAGCGAGAGAACAATGGAAATGAAGAGGATGATGGACGACAAAAgatcagagaggagaaagataaaAGCAAAGAACTCCAGGCTATCAAG GAGCGTTACCTGGGCGGGATCAAGAAACGTCGACGAACACGCCACCTGAACGACAGGAAGTTTGTCTTTGAGTGGGACGCTTCTGAAGACACTTCGATCGACTACAACCCAAT TTACAAAGAAAAGCATCAGGTGCAGCTGTATGGACGCGGCTTCATCGCTGGCATCGacctgaagcagcagaaaaGAGAGCAGTCACGTTTCTATGGTGACCTGATGGAGAAGAGGCGCACGCTGGAAGAGAAGGAGCAAGAAGA GACAAGATTGAAGAAGGTGCGCAAGAAGGAAGCCAAGCAGCGCTGGGACGACAGACACTGGTCTCAGAAGAAGCTGGATGAGATGACGGACAGGGACTGGCGTATCTTCAGAGAGGACTACAGCATCACCACCAAGGGAGGAAAGATCCCGAACCCCATCAGGAACTGGAAGGAGTACACACTGCCCCCGCACATCCTGGAGGTCATCGACAAATGTGGATACAAG GATCCCACACCTATTCAGAGACAGGCCATTCCCATTGGTTTACAGAACCGTGACATCATTGGTGTGGCTGAGACAGGTAGCGGTAAAACCGCTGCTTTCCTCATTCCCCTACTGGTCTGGATTACCACCCTGCCAAAGATTGACAG GATTGAAGACTCTGACCAGGGTCCCTATGCTGTCATCCTGGCTCCTACCCGTGAGTTGGCCCAGCAGATTGAAGAGGAGACCATTAAGTTTGGTAAACCGCTTGGCATCCGCACAGTGGCTGTGATTGGAGGAATCTCCAGGGAGGACCAGGGCTTCCGTCTCAGGATGGGCTGTGAG ATTGTGATTGCCACTCCTGGTCGTCTGATCGACGTGTTGGAGAACCGCTACCTGGTCCTGGGCCGCTGCACCTACGTGGTCCTTGATGAGGCTGATCGTATGATTGACATGGGCTTTGAGCCTGACGTCCAAAAGATTCTAGAATACATCCCAGTGACCAATCAGAAACCAGACACGGACGAGGCAGAGGACCCCGAGAAAATGATGATGAACTTTGAATCTGGaaaacataaatacagacaA ACGGTCATGTTCACAGCTACTATGCCTCCAGCTGTGGAAAGACTGGCCAGGAGCTACTTGAGACGTCCTGCTGTGGTTTACATCGGCTCTGCTGGCAAACCCCATGAGAGAGTCGAACAGAAGGTCCTGCTCatgtcagagggagagaagag GAAGAAGCTGCTGGAGGTTTTGGCACGTGGCTTCGAGCCTCCCATCATCATCTTTGTCAACCAGAAGAAGGGTTGCGATGTGCTGGCCAAGTCTCTGGAGAAGATGGGA TACAATGCTTGCACGTTGCACGGTGGCAAAGGCCAGGAGCAGAGAGAGTTTGCGCTTTCCAATCTCAAGGCAGGAGCCAAAGACATCCTGGTGGCCACAGACGTGGCTGGTCGAGGTATCGATATCCAGGACGTCTCCATGGTGCTTAACTACGACATGGCCAAGAACATTGAAG ACTACATCCATCGTATCGGTCGTACGGGTCGTGCTGGTAAGAGCGGTGTGGCAATGACCTTCCTGACTAAAGAGGACTCGTCGGTGTTCTACGACCTGAAGCAGGCCATCCTGGAGAGCCCGGTGTCCACCTGCCCTCCGGAGCTGACCAACCACCCCGACGCCCAGCACAAGCCCGGAACCATCCTGACCAagaagagacgagaggagacCATCTTCGCCTGA